AAACCCAATTTCAAATTAATACGTGCAttagattaaatgaaagttaagagTAAAAAGAATGTATCTGCATGAaagatttattgaaaaattacataCCTTTCAAAAACCAAACTAGTCCAAACAGCAGTTACAATGATCAtatactacttttaaaaaaactacgGATATCTTGCTGAACAGCCTGTTTTATAGAATGTTCATCAAAAAAATGTTCGCATTTATTTAGTCCACTAAACACTTCATCAGGAACATTTTCCACGAATTGCAGGCCACGACGTATTGTTTCAAATGCTTCTcgcatttcattttttgatggCTTGGTTATGGTTGCATACTCAATTTCTTCAATTTCTTCGATTTCCTTTTCAGTGCCAGTAATTGAACTTAATATATCTTCGTCTGTAGGATAATCAGCAACAATCAACCTATCATCGACGGTCAGGAATTCATTAAGGTGAATGCCATCTGTGATATGCCCTTGGGAGTGCAGAGTTTCCCATGATTGTTGGATGTGCGGGAACACGTCTTGCTCTTCAATTTCTGGCAAAATATCGAACCCAGCTTTTGCGAAACAGTTTCTTATTGTTGATTCTAAAACGTCATTTTCCCACACTTTGGCTAATTCTGCCACACATATCCTCAGATCAATCACCTTATGTAAatttgtctcttcgttttctaaTGTCCAGATGAGTCGTCGAAGAATGCGTTTTCGGTAATGAAGTTTCAGGTTTTTTATGACACCCTGGTCCATTGGTTGTAATTTTGAAGTGGTGTTCGGGGGAAGAAAAATCAAATTCACATTTGACAGTTTTGAAGACACATTGGGATGGGCAGGGCAATTGTCTACAAGCAAAgcaatttttctgttttgatcGCACATTTTTCTGTCCAATTTCGAAATCCACTCTTCAAAAATGTCACTGGTCATCCATGACTTCTTATTGGATCGGTAGTCAACCTCTAAAGATGTTACATTTTTGAACACTCTTGGATTCTTGCTCTTGCCTATGACCAATAAACGAAGTTTCTCTTTGCCACTCATGTTAGCACCAACAAGTACAGTTATTCTGTCTTTGCTGCTTTTGCCGCCGTGACAGTCATTGtcttttaaagttaaagttttgttAGGTAAACACTTGTAAAATAGACCCATTTCATCAACGTTGAAAATATTATCGGACTGATAATCTTTCAGGATTTTCTTCAACTCATTGTTTCTCCAGTCATCACAAACTGCGTCATCCACACTTCTGCTTTCTCCAGAAACAACCTTTTCTTTGATTGCATGCCTTTTCTTAAATTTGTCGAGCCACCCAGAACTGGCTTGAAAATCATCACATCCAAAATGCTTTGCATATTCCAGCGCCTTTTCTTTGATGAGTGGACCAGATATTGGCAAATTTTGGTCTCGAACAACCTTGATCCACTTCAAGACTGCCTCGTCCACAGTTTCATAGCTGCATGTTTTTGAACGTTTTCTATTGGGCTCAATATTTTCATATGATTTCATTACAGCATTTCGGTTTTTTATGATAGTTGATACAGTGCTTGGGGGAATACCAAACTTAacagaaatgtctttttttttcataccacAATCTACGTCCTTCAACAAATCCACTTTATCTACAACACTAAGAGATTTTCTTTTCGACATTGTAATCGAGagggaaaacaaaatcaaatcgAATTGGCAATGCACTAGAGTTAGAACAATTTTCACTCAAACTAAGCAATAAACATGGGGAGAGGAATCACCATCAGACAAAAGGGATAGCAATAAACTGGTTTTTCAATAGGACAGGTCACAACCAAAATTCGAAAACGAGTAGGGGTGGGTGGGAGTCCGGTGCAATTTCACAATGGAGAAAAAACGTGTTTATTCACCCCAGGGGTCCACCCTTCAACTCCAGCTGATTGTGGGGTTTGCGGTGACCTTTTCTGACCTTCTCTTTTCTCCAGACTTTCATTTTTCGAGGGGCAAATTTCTAAAATGAGGGAAAATCTCCATTatgcctaaaaaaaaaaattcgatatatggagattttttcgatatatagaagcagtttttctatgtaatgaacatgcaGATtgcaaaaatttcgatatatagaaaatttcgatatatggaagttcgatatatggaggtccgactgtaattacAAAGCATTCACTTACTGGTCGTTACCTTTACTAAAGCTGGAATTAGAAACTCATGCTTTGGTTAGCTTTCTAAACAGAGATTTTGCTACCTTCACTGCACTCTGAATAtatctgaaatttttattttcctccaaacaaactttgtcaGTGTGTTCCTAGTAGTTCAttctattctaaaatttgcaGCTTTTAAAACAGATTTGTTTTCTATATAGACAAACTTGATTTATGTAATTCTCAGTCcattgttgcgggtgtgacatttgaCACGTATATTTGCACTTTAGTCCTGGAATTGGCTttttatttacatgtattttaatGTATCTAACCGTTATGCATCTTAATACAAATTgcagggctcggggcaagaatgtgatatgccataTGATGTGAATATTTTCAATGGGGCAATtaacaacttataaaaaatatttatagaatttttcaaatgtattatacattctatattctgcaatacaaAAACCAGATACACCAAAACCTGTTTTAGTGCTATcatttttgtgcgatttttttttgtgtgtgtgtgtgtgtctgtgtgcggcatataaaaattatttataaaacgagtgcaaggtagtatcttcaagtgacgacaggggcatcctgatgggaagtcactgtggtcacctcccaaaaatttccttactcgggaaatttttcgacagtcggcaaaattatcatcacttggtttattttgatttcgtttaaatataacattttgggttattttctacgcgagactttttttatgcggtccctatccaccgcataatttttttttaaaactgggtTGCGAAATTTTTTTGTATAGCAACTCATAAagcttcgaacatttttttttttgtgcgatttttttatgaGGTGCCTATCTacagcataaaaacaggtttgggggtatgtttttctccaaatggcataatgcattgtcatatttatttcaatttcagttatgagaaacaaaaattttgatcgaaaagtcacacTCATTGTGGCTCGCCACACTTCTGCCTCGAACCCTTcaattataagttaaaaaaaataatgtttgtaaGTGTTGCGTTAGTCACACCCACAACATGcacgaattatttttaaacacaatttttttatattaaaaaaaaactggtatttCGATACATTTTGTGTTTACTTATATccaattttgtaaaaattgaaacCCA
This window of the Uloborus diversus isolate 005 chromosome 4, Udiv.v.3.1, whole genome shotgun sequence genome carries:
- the LOC129220956 gene encoding tigger transposable element-derived protein 6-like, encoding MSKRKSLSVVDKVDLLKDVDCGMKKKDISVKFGIPPSTVSTIIKNRNAVMKSYENIEPNRKRSKTCSYETVDEAVLKWIKVVRDQNLPISGPLIKEKALEYAKHFGCDDFQASSGWLDKFKKRHAIKEKVVSGESRSVDDAVCDDWRNNELKKILKDYQSDNIFNVDEMGLFYKCLPNKTLTLKDNDCHGGKSSKDRITVLVGANMSGKEKLRLLVIGKSKNPRVFKNVTSLEVDYRSNKKSWMTSDIFEEWISKLDRKMCDQNRKIALLVDNCPAHPNVSSKLSNVNLIFLPPNTTSKLQPMDQGVIKNLKLHYRKRILRRLIWTLENEETNLHKVIDLRICVAELAKVWENDVLESTIRNCFAKAGFDILPEIEEQDVFPHIQQSWETLHSQGHITDGIHLNEFLTVDDRLIVADYPTDEDILSSITGTEKEIEEIEEIEYATITKPSKNEMREAFETIRRGLQFVENVPDEVFSGLNKCEHFFDEHSIKQAVQQDIRSFFKSSI